The following DNA comes from Desulfatiglans anilini DSM 4660.
TCGGGGCTGATCAGGAGGGGATTGGCGGCAAAGGCCGAATCGCTGTGGTAAGGGGATTCTCCGGTGGGGTTCAGGGGCAGGATCTGCCAGACGGATTGTCTGGCGCCGGCCAGAAAGTCCGCGAAACGGTAGGCCTCGGGGCCGAGGTCCCCAATGCCGAAGGGCGACGGCAGGGAAGTGATATGCAGAAGAATGCCGCTGCTTCGAATGTTCATCGATGATGCCCCGTTCGTGTTGTTGGTTGTCGTGGTTTCAGGGCGGTGGAAGGCAGACGCTCTGCCCCGTACCGCCCAGGGCGGCGTTTTCCGCTCGCGCGCGGCCCCCGGGCTTCGGCGTTGCCTGTCCCCATGCTGCCGACCGCACGCGACCTGCGAGCCATGGGCTTTGCATGGGAGTCTGCGCGTCAAGGATCATATCCGGAGCGAACGTCGTCGCGACGGATGCGCGCTAAGGGATCGGAAACCGGGTCCTACCGGGAAATCATTTCCGGATGGATATTAACTAGCGGACATAAACGGCTGATGCAACCTAATTTCTCGCTTCAAGGGAAGAACCTTCGATGTGCAGGGGGCGCCGGAAGGATTCCATGCAGGCACGCCGCAGATCTTCGATGCCCGGGAGCATGCACCGCGCCGGGATTCTCAGACTCCCCTTGCAGGATGAGCGCCGGCGTTGTACCTTGGTCGGCGGACAGGACCCTTTGCAGAGGGGCTTTTTTCCATCGATGCCGCCTTTGCGTCGTCCGAGAAAGGAAACAATCGACTGATGAAAACCTATCTTGAATGCATCCCGTGCTTCCTGAAGCAGGCGCTGTTCGCAGCGGGCGCGGCCACCACCGACGACAGGCGGATCAAGGAGGTCCTCGACGGGGTGGCGCGCCTGATCCCCGATATATCCATGGAGAGCTCGCCGCCCGAGATGGCGACCCGGGTCTACGCGCTGGTCAAAAAGATCACCGGCGTCCAGGATCCCTTTGCACAGCTCAAGAAGGAGAGCATCGAGAACGCGCTTTCGCGGTACACGAATCTGAAGCGTGCCGTCGAAGAGGCCGAGGATCCGCTGGAGGCGGCGGTGAGGATCGCGATCGTGGGGAATCTGATCGACTTTGGCGCGTCCACCGAATTCGACCTCGATGCGGCGATGGAGGAGGTCTTCGACAAACGGCTCGCCATCGATCACTTCGCCTCCTTCCGGGAGACGCTCGCAAAGGCGCGGAGCGTCGTTTACCTGGGCGACAATGCCGGGGAGACGGTCTTTGACCGGGTCCTGATCGAAACGATGGAGAAGGAGACGACCTACGTCGTGCGGGACATCCCCGTCATCAACGACGCCACGGATGAGGATGCGCGAAGAAGCGGGCTCGATGCGGTAGCGCGGATTCTCCCTTCGGGATGCTACGCGCCCGGGACGATCCTGTCCGGGTGCTCGGAGGATTTTCTGCGCGCATACGAGGAGGCGGATCTCATCATCAGCAAGGGGCAGGGCAATTTCGAGACGCTCTCAGAGGAGACGGGCCCCTTGTTTTTCCTTCTCAAGGTGAAATGCCCCGTCATCGCGAAGCATCTCGGCGCCGAACTGGGGGCGATGGTTCTCAAGAATGCACGGCTGCATGGGGGGACGCCGAATTCGGGCAGGAAAGGGGACGGGGTTTGAAGGAAAGGCCAGCGGTTCGGTGAAGCCTTTCCTTTTGCCTCTGATGATCACGTTCTTCGGTTGGCTCTATGTCGCCGTATTTACGGGCCTAACCGTTGTCGGATCCCTTGGTGTAGGCGTGATCGTGGGGCTTGTGCTCGATCCCCTCGCTGTTTCTTCGCCAAATTATAGAGAAGGGAATTCGTCAAAAGACGGTCCGTCCGCCGGGACGGAGCTTGCACGTGGCGACGACGGGAAAACGGCGACCCATCATCCGCGGGCAGCTCGTCGTCCAGGCGGATGAACGATATACCGTCTAGGTCAAGACGTCGAATCAGCGCGGACTCGGGTCCTTTGCGGCGCCTTCGATGCTGCAGCGGGTGAAGTCGATCGGATTGCCGCAACCCTTGCACTTGTGCGGACGATCGAATTCGTCGGAGAAGACCTCGACTTCTTTGCCGCACTCCGGGCACTTGCAGGTAAAAGATGTAAGGTTGCGGAAGCTCTGGAATCCTGGGCAATGAGCAGGAGTCGTCTTGTTTTCTGCCATATCGCAATCTCCTTTCCTGGTTGGTTTCCATCGGGAAATGGTCCTTTTTGCCAATCTCGCGGTTCATCTGCGTGTTTGCTTGTGGGGCGACCGTCAGGGCGCCTCCGCGCAAACGTTGGATTTCCTGGATATTGGCGAAAAATCCTCATTTCCGCATTGGAAACGGGGTTGTAACGAGAAAACGTTTCCGGATGACTACTCGTTGAGGTTTCAGGCCTTGCGTATCCCAAGGCCGTCGCAAAAATGCGGGTGCACCGCCCGACGGTCCTTCATGAAGAAACTCCTTGGGAATATTCCCTTCCAGAGCGATGCATACCGTCGCTTCCAACGAGGGCGGAGCCTTAAGCGAGGCCGGGGCTATCAGGTTCTCCACGGCGGTCGAGAAGCTCGAGGACGTCCTCGTGACTCAGATCATACCAGAATTTATAGGCCGCGGCCACGGCAAATGAGTGCTCCTCTCGAATATTGGGGCAATACACGGCGTCCGTCAACTCCTGAATACGCCCGATGGTTCTGAGCGGTGCGGTCGGCACGGCGACCACGACGCTTTTGGCTTTACGGCGTTTGGCCGAATGGATCGAGGCCATCATGGTGAAGCCGGAGGCCAGGCCGTCATCGGCCAGAAGGACGGTCTTGTTTTCCAGAACGGGCGGCGGGGCGCCGCCCCTGAAGCGCTGGTTGCGTTTTTGAAGCTCGGCTTCGACCGTGCGGCGCTCTTGCTCTATGTCATGTTCGGACAGCCGGATGTATGCGAGAAGTTCCTGGTTCAGGAAGAGGCTGCCGTCGAGTGTCAGGGCGCCGAAACCCGCCTCCGTGTTTCCGGGGATCTGCAGTTTCCTCACCAGCATCAGATCGAAAGGAAGCTGCAATTCGCGGCTGATGGTGAGCCCGACGGGTACACCGCCAGAGGGGATGGCCAGGACGATGGCGTCTTCACGGTCTTTGAATTCCGTCAGGAGCATCCGGGCGAGCACCTTACCTGCCTCGAAGCGATCCTCGAAGACGTGATGCCGGTTCCTGAACGAGGCCATTTCATGGACGCGCGCCGACATGTGTCGCCTCCTTTTCCTTGTCTCGTCTCTGCTTTTCCATCCTGCGCCTCAGCCGGGGCCGCCATGGCAAGGCTGCCGGGAGCTTGTTGCAGACATGGCTGCCATGCCGCTGAGCGCTGCCTGGTTCTAGACGCATCACGGCGATGCGATGCTGAAGGGCGCTGTCCGCTCGCCACCTCCAACCCTCATGCAGAAGGATGCGGATAAGAGCGTGCGTTGGCAGATATATCAGGTATAATCACTCAGATGAAAATCGCACGCATACTGGAGAATTATTTGCACCGGAGCCCGTTTTTACGGCCGTGGGAGGAAGCCTTCGATCCAATGCTCCTGTTGAAATCGAATGCCCACGGCTTTTGACGAAGCAGGGTTTAGCGGTGGGCGGATGCACGGCTCCAGGCCGACGCCGATTTGGTGGTGAGGGGCCGTGGTGTCCGTCAGGCCGTGTACCGGAACGAAGAGACCTCTGGAACACCTTCTGGAGAATTAGGTAATGGCTATTCAAAACAGTGATAT
Coding sequences within:
- a CDS encoding damage-control phosphatase ARMT1 family protein, translated to MKTYLECIPCFLKQALFAAGAATTDDRRIKEVLDGVARLIPDISMESSPPEMATRVYALVKKITGVQDPFAQLKKESIENALSRYTNLKRAVEEAEDPLEAAVRIAIVGNLIDFGASTEFDLDAAMEEVFDKRLAIDHFASFRETLAKARSVVYLGDNAGETVFDRVLIETMEKETTYVVRDIPVINDATDEDARRSGLDAVARILPSGCYAPGTILSGCSEDFLRAYEEADLIISKGQGNFETLSEETGPLFFLLKVKCPVIAKHLGAELGAMVLKNARLHGGTPNSGRKGDGV
- a CDS encoding phosphoribosyltransferase, whose protein sequence is MSARVHEMASFRNRHHVFEDRFEAGKVLARMLLTEFKDREDAIVLAIPSGGVPVGLTISRELQLPFDLMLVRKLQIPGNTEAGFGALTLDGSLFLNQELLAYIRLSEHDIEQERRTVEAELQKRNQRFRGGAPPPVLENKTVLLADDGLASGFTMMASIHSAKRRKAKSVVVAVPTAPLRTIGRIQELTDAVYCPNIREEHSFAVAAAYKFWYDLSHEDVLELLDRRGEPDSPGLA